Proteins encoded in a region of the Culicoidibacter larvae genome:
- a CDS encoding CDGSH iron-sulfur domain-containing protein, producing the protein MAGKIKIVPNGPYLVSGVDNLIEETSRVKDQVLQAVETGTYEHDENYALCRCGESANKPFCDGTHRKVGFDGTETASRKAYLDRAYVQEGPGMDLLDDDRCAYARFCHRQKGDVWELTDDSQDAESKREAIEGACACPTGRLTAVDHGEQVEQEYEPTIAIAQDPMERVSAGIYVRGDIELEAADGTIYERRNRVSLCRCGASMNKPFCDASHVEIDFNDKE; encoded by the coding sequence ATGGCTGGAAAAATTAAGATTGTGCCAAATGGACCTTATTTGGTAAGTGGAGTCGACAATTTAATAGAGGAGACAAGTCGAGTTAAAGATCAGGTTTTGCAAGCAGTGGAGACGGGGACTTATGAACATGATGAAAATTATGCTTTGTGTCGTTGCGGAGAATCAGCGAACAAGCCATTTTGTGATGGTACCCATCGTAAGGTTGGTTTTGATGGAACCGAAACTGCATCGCGAAAGGCATATCTTGATCGCGCCTATGTTCAAGAGGGGCCGGGAATGGATTTACTGGATGATGACCGATGTGCTTATGCACGGTTTTGTCACCGCCAAAAAGGTGATGTTTGGGAACTGACCGATGATTCACAGGATGCTGAAAGCAAACGTGAAGCAATTGAAGGCGCTTGTGCCTGTCCAACTGGTCGTTTAACAGCAGTTGACCATGGTGAGCAAGTTGAGCAAGAGTATGAGCCAACGATTGCGATTGCCCAGGACCCAATGGAGCGTGTGAGTGCGGGTATTTATGTTCGTGGTGATATTGAACTTGAAGCTGCCGATGGTACGATTTATGAGCGCCGCAATAGAGTGTCACTTTGCCGTTGCGGTGCATCAATGAATAAGCCGTTTTGTGATGCAAGTCATGTAGAGATTGATTTTAATGATAAGGAATAA
- a CDS encoding ABC transporter ATP-binding protein, whose product MKTIVGYLRGFKKETILGPFFKWLEAVFELLQPLLMAQIIDVGIANNDTAFILRYGLYMAILAVVGYICSVICQYFAARASQGYGTVVRNSLFAHINRLSVGQVRQFGASSLTTRMTNDVNQLQLAVAMLIRLVVRAPFIIIGATVLAFFIDATTAIIFVVIIPLIVVVLYVVMSRSVPFYTVIQQKVDGLSRITRENLSGIRVIRAFAKQREAADKFIEASSDVRDTSIRVGKISAWLNPLTYLILNFGIIAVLWYGGMQVNIGNLAQGEVIALVSYMTQILLALIVVANLVIIFTRSYASSLRVAEVLNTPPSITEAGGVPDSVIKNSPEKVRFEQVSFGFDDAREPVLRDVNFSLDAGKTLGIIGGTGAGKSTLVQLLPRFFDVTQGAVLINGIDVREYQFAALRGLVNVIPQRAVVFTGTIAENLRFGNAAATDEELWQALEIAQARDFVERMEAGLDTMIYQGGKNLSGGQRQRLTIARALVSEPDILVFDDSSSALDVATDKALRSAIAEQLGGTTVIVVSQRINAIRHADSILVLEKGQVVAQGDHEQLLATSKVYREIAASQLPETEAV is encoded by the coding sequence ATGAAGACGATAGTTGGTTATTTGCGTGGATTTAAGAAGGAGACGATTCTGGGGCCGTTTTTCAAATGGCTTGAGGCTGTTTTTGAGTTGCTGCAACCGCTCTTGATGGCGCAGATTATTGATGTTGGGATTGCTAATAATGATACTGCGTTTATTTTACGTTATGGACTTTATATGGCAATTTTGGCAGTGGTTGGTTATATTTGTTCGGTGATTTGTCAGTATTTCGCCGCGCGGGCATCGCAAGGTTATGGTACGGTGGTGCGTAATAGTCTATTTGCTCATATTAATCGTTTGTCAGTTGGTCAGGTGCGTCAGTTTGGCGCGAGTTCGCTGACAACGCGGATGACTAATGATGTGAACCAGTTGCAGTTGGCAGTGGCGATGTTGATTCGCTTAGTTGTCAGAGCACCGTTTATTATTATCGGTGCAACGGTGCTGGCATTTTTTATTGATGCAACGACGGCAATTATTTTTGTAGTGATTATTCCGTTGATTGTGGTTGTTCTTTATGTGGTGATGTCACGGTCAGTGCCTTTTTATACCGTGATCCAGCAAAAAGTTGATGGCTTGTCACGGATTACGCGTGAGAATCTTTCGGGAATCCGGGTGATTCGTGCTTTTGCTAAACAGCGTGAAGCTGCGGATAAGTTTATCGAAGCGTCAAGCGATGTAAGGGATACTTCGATTCGGGTTGGTAAGATTTCGGCATGGTTGAATCCACTGACATATTTAATTTTGAATTTTGGGATTATTGCCGTGCTTTGGTATGGCGGAATGCAGGTGAATATTGGTAACTTGGCTCAAGGTGAAGTCATTGCTTTGGTCAGTTATATGACGCAGATTTTGCTGGCCTTGATTGTTGTTGCCAACTTGGTGATTATTTTTACTAGAAGTTACGCTTCGAGTTTGCGGGTTGCAGAAGTTTTAAATACGCCACCGAGCATAACTGAAGCCGGGGGTGTCCCAGATTCAGTTATCAAAAATTCTCCTGAAAAGGTTCGCTTTGAACAAGTGAGTTTTGGGTTTGATGATGCGCGCGAGCCGGTTTTGCGCGATGTGAATTTTAGTCTTGATGCCGGTAAGACGCTTGGTATTATTGGCGGAACCGGTGCCGGAAAGTCGACGTTGGTACAGTTGCTGCCAAGATTTTTTGATGTGACTCAAGGCGCGGTTTTGATTAATGGTATTGATGTGCGCGAATATCAGTTTGCAGCTTTACGTGGTTTAGTGAATGTGATACCGCAACGTGCAGTTGTTTTTACCGGTACTATTGCTGAGAATTTACGTTTTGGTAATGCGGCGGCAACTGATGAAGAGTTGTGGCAGGCATTGGAAATTGCTCAGGCACGTGATTTTGTTGAGCGTATGGAGGCCGGGCTTGATACGATGATTTACCAAGGCGGAAAGAACTTGTCGGGCGGACAACGGCAGCGGTTGACAATTGCCCGGGCGCTGGTGAGTGAGCCGGATATTTTGGTATTTGATGATAGTAGCAGCGCGCTTGATGTGGCGACTGATAAGGCGCTGCGCTCGGCAATCGCCGAGCAGCTTGGCGGCACCACGGTGATCGTGGTATCGCAGCGAATCAATGCAATTCGCCATGCGGATTCGATTTTGGTACTGGAGAAGGGTCAGGTTGTTGCTCAGGGTGACCATGAGCAATTATTGGCAACCTCAAAAGTATATCGCGAGATTGCTGCCTCACAATTACCAGAAACGGAGGCGGTTTAA
- a CDS encoding ABC transporter ATP-binding protein: MKMKTVSKLLRFAAPYRLLLVLVVVMAVIQVGATLLAPILIGQAIDHIIGVNNVQFDQILIIALQLVVVILVAVVAQLLLARSTNKLAYNMVHDLRRDATLTIGKMPLRAIDERAHGEIISRVITDIDIISDGLLQGFSQLFTGILTIFGTLLFMFLINVWVTLIVLILTPVSLFVATIIAKKSYTRFNEQSRLRGEMTGYIEEMINNQNVVQTFSYESRSQENFEEINERLYQSGVRAQFYSSLTNPSTRFINALVYVVVGIAGALLVLGGSFSIGALSAFLTYANQYMKPFNEITGVITELQSALASATRVLEIIDAPSEVADSKDAFVLEAVTGAVELDNVAFSYTNKPFITDFSLQVEPGEIIAIVGPTGCGKTTLINLLMRFFEIDDGIISVDGKNIKMLTKDSLRTQYGMVLQESWLFHGTIRENIAYGKPDASENEIIAASKLANAHFFIEQLPDGYDTYITDGNGSISEGQRQLLCIARIFLIDPPMLILDEATSSIDTRTEIQIQRAMDAMMQGRTSFIIAHRLSTIKNAHRIVVMKDGKIIEVGNHQQLLDLNGFYANLYNTQFE, from the coding sequence ATGAAGATGAAAACGGTAAGTAAGTTACTGCGTTTTGCTGCTCCGTATCGACTGTTATTAGTATTGGTGGTTGTCATGGCAGTTATTCAGGTTGGGGCTACTTTACTGGCACCGATTTTGATTGGTCAAGCTATTGATCATATTATTGGGGTTAATAATGTCCAATTTGATCAAATTTTGATAATCGCATTGCAATTAGTTGTTGTTATTTTAGTCGCGGTTGTCGCGCAATTATTGTTGGCAAGAAGTACGAACAAATTAGCCTATAACATGGTGCATGACTTACGTCGGGATGCAACTTTAACAATCGGAAAAATGCCACTCCGCGCTATTGATGAGCGCGCTCATGGCGAAATCATTAGTCGCGTGATTACTGATATTGATATAATCAGCGATGGACTTTTGCAGGGGTTTTCGCAATTATTCACCGGCATATTAACCATTTTCGGAACCTTGTTGTTTATGTTTTTGATTAATGTTTGGGTGACTTTGATTGTCTTGATTTTAACCCCGGTATCACTTTTTGTAGCAACGATTATTGCTAAGAAGTCATATACGCGATTTAATGAACAATCACGGTTACGCGGCGAAATGACCGGATATATTGAAGAGATGATTAATAATCAGAATGTGGTGCAGACTTTTTCTTATGAATCGCGTTCGCAGGAAAATTTTGAGGAAATTAACGAACGATTATATCAAAGTGGTGTGCGGGCCCAATTCTATTCATCACTGACAAATCCATCAACCCGTTTTATCAATGCTTTGGTCTACGTAGTTGTGGGGATTGCTGGGGCGTTGTTGGTACTTGGAGGCAGCTTTAGTATCGGGGCGCTTAGTGCGTTCTTGACTTACGCCAACCAATATATGAAGCCGTTCAATGAGATTACGGGAGTAATTACCGAGTTGCAATCGGCGTTGGCCTCAGCAACTCGCGTTTTGGAAATAATTGATGCTCCTAGTGAAGTTGCTGATAGTAAGGATGCGTTCGTGCTTGAAGCAGTAACTGGCGCAGTTGAACTTGATAATGTAGCTTTCTCATATACCAATAAACCATTTATTACTGACTTCTCGTTGCAAGTGGAGCCAGGTGAAATTATTGCTATTGTCGGACCGACTGGTTGCGGTAAGACGACGCTGATTAATTTACTTATGCGCTTCTTTGAAATTGATGATGGTATTATTTCAGTAGATGGTAAGAATATTAAGATGCTGACTAAAGATAGTTTGCGGACCCAATATGGGATGGTACTGCAAGAATCATGGCTTTTCCACGGCACTATTCGTGAGAATATTGCCTACGGCAAGCCTGATGCCAGCGAGAATGAAATTATTGCTGCAAGTAAACTGGCAAATGCTCACTTCTTTATTGAGCAACTGCCAGATGGCTATGATACCTATATTACTGATGGTAATGGCAGCATCTCAGAAGGGCAACGGCAACTGCTTTGCATTGCCCGTATCTTCTTGATTGATCCGCCAATGCTGATTCTAGATGAAGCAACCAGCAGCATTGATACACGAACCGAGATTCAAATCCAGCGAGCTATGGACGCAATGATGCAAGGCCGAACCAGTTTCATCATTGCCCACCGTTTATCAACAATTAAAAATGCCCACCGCATTGTCGTAATGAAGGATGGCAAAATCATTGAAGTCGGTAACCACCAGCAGTTGCTTGATTTAAACGGTTTTTATGCTAATTTATATAATACTCAGTTTGAGTAA
- a CDS encoding Gfo/Idh/MocA family protein, giving the protein MKLGIVGSGMIVHDVLPVLKRIPEIQLQAIFGLASDITVLEQLQDEYKIQEVFIEYEDFLASTEFDTVYIALPNNLHFAFSKQALEAGKHVICEKPFTSNLNELEQLIDIANQKPVFLLEAITNQYSPNYQAIRELMPELGAIKLIEANYSQYSSRYDAFKNGTILPAFDRSKSGGALMDLNSYNVHFVAGLLGAPNAVQYAANIEQAIDTSGILMFDYGSTKAVCIGAKDCAATSFVTIQGENGTIHVDGAANVLPEFTHYDRKSGTITNYNYEADKHRMYDEFVAFTKMLAANDVQQMQQRLEHSRNVMQILTQARISAGIIFPADE; this is encoded by the coding sequence ATGAAACTTGGAATTGTTGGCAGCGGCATGATTGTCCATGACGTCCTGCCAGTGTTAAAAAGAATCCCTGAGATACAGTTACAGGCAATATTTGGTCTTGCAAGTGATATAACTGTTCTTGAGCAGTTGCAGGATGAGTATAAAATCCAAGAAGTCTTCATCGAGTATGAAGACTTCTTGGCAAGCACAGAGTTTGATACTGTCTACATTGCCCTGCCCAATAACTTACATTTTGCTTTTTCAAAACAAGCATTAGAAGCCGGCAAACATGTTATTTGCGAAAAACCATTTACCAGCAATCTCAACGAACTTGAGCAATTAATTGATATTGCAAACCAAAAACCGGTTTTTCTGCTTGAAGCAATTACTAACCAGTATTCACCAAACTATCAAGCGATTCGCGAACTCATGCCAGAGCTTGGTGCTATCAAACTGATTGAAGCTAACTATTCGCAATACTCATCGCGTTATGATGCCTTCAAAAACGGCACTATTCTCCCCGCCTTTGACCGTAGCAAATCCGGTGGCGCACTGATGGATTTAAATAGCTACAATGTTCACTTCGTTGCCGGCTTGCTTGGCGCGCCAAATGCGGTGCAATATGCTGCCAACATTGAACAAGCAATTGATACTTCAGGAATTTTGATGTTTGATTACGGCAGCACCAAAGCCGTTTGCATCGGTGCTAAGGATTGCGCCGCTACTTCCTTTGTAACGATTCAAGGTGAGAACGGTACTATCCATGTAGATGGCGCGGCAAATGTCTTGCCGGAATTCACCCACTACGACCGCAAAAGCGGTACAATAACTAATTACAACTACGAAGCCGATAAACATCGCATGTATGACGAATTTGTAGCATTTACTAAAATGCTGGCGGCAAATGATGTTCAACAGATGCAGCAGCGACTGGAACACAGCCGCAATGTGATGCAAATTCTAACTCAAGCACGAATCAGCGCCGGAATCATTTTTCCGGCTGATGAATAA
- a CDS encoding Gfo/Idh/MocA family oxidoreductase, with the protein MLTIGYIGNGKSVNRYHLPFVLQRETIKVKTIYSRNPENDIWEKIPQVHYTTDLQELLNDSEIEMIVVATMQDSHYEYAKMVLDAGKHVLVEKPFMMTSNEAKEIFAYAKEKGLLVQCYQNRRFDSDFLTMQKVIKSGKLGDIIEVEMNYDYFRPEVPLGVEAFDPFNSFLYGHGCHTIDQAVSFFGAPDNVHYDVRQLLGKGRFNDYFDIDLYYDRLKVSIRSSFFRLKMRPSFIVYGKKGMFEKTTIDRQEEHLKLFYMPGEPGFGIDLPEHYGTLTYIDDAGVYHEEKVISENGDYGRIYDGMYRSIRDGAEKIVKDEETMLVMEMLETGISQLD; encoded by the coding sequence ATGTTAACTATTGGTTATATTGGTAATGGTAAGAGTGTTAATCGCTACCACCTGCCCTTCGTTTTACAACGCGAGACAATTAAGGTGAAAACCATTTACTCTCGTAATCCCGAAAATGATATCTGGGAAAAAATCCCTCAGGTTCATTATACTACGGATTTGCAGGAATTACTTAATGATTCGGAAATTGAAATGATTGTAGTTGCTACGATGCAGGATTCACATTATGAATATGCAAAAATGGTGCTTGATGCCGGCAAACATGTTTTAGTTGAAAAACCATTTATGATGACAAGTAATGAAGCTAAGGAAATTTTTGCTTATGCTAAGGAAAAAGGATTGCTGGTGCAATGTTACCAAAACCGCCGTTTTGATTCAGATTTCTTAACCATGCAGAAAGTCATTAAAAGCGGCAAGCTCGGTGATATTATCGAAGTTGAAATGAACTATGATTACTTCCGTCCTGAAGTGCCGCTTGGTGTTGAAGCATTTGATCCATTTAATAGCTTTTTATATGGTCATGGCTGCCATACTATTGATCAAGCAGTGAGCTTCTTTGGAGCTCCGGATAATGTGCATTATGATGTTCGTCAACTTCTAGGTAAAGGCCGCTTCAATGACTACTTCGACATTGATTTATATTATGACCGTTTAAAAGTTTCTATCCGCTCGAGCTTCTTCCGTTTAAAAATGCGTCCTAGTTTTATTGTTTATGGTAAAAAGGGTATGTTTGAAAAAACCACAATTGATCGCCAGGAAGAACATTTGAAACTCTTCTACATGCCGGGTGAGCCTGGTTTTGGTATCGACTTACCAGAACATTATGGCACTCTAACCTATATTGATGACGCTGGTGTTTATCACGAGGAAAAAGTTATTTCTGAGAATGGTGATTACGGTCGCATCTATGACGGCATGTATCGCTCGATTCGTGACGGCGCAGAAAAGATTGTTAAGGACGAAGAAACAATGCTGGTGATGGAGATGCTTGAAACCGGAATTTCTCAATTAGACTGA
- a CDS encoding MurR/RpiR family transcriptional regulator: MKFQEQLYNAELTDSEIRIADFIISNPAKLESLTIQVLARSTYTSNASIIRFANKLGWRGFSEMKIDLIKAREVQKYTLAEINPNVPFEDNASIDQIAQDIMHLMQRAVVESNQFIDEAAIFQATKLLYDAERIFIFASGDSQVRAESFQNKLWKINKYPIIANERGETSVNGANLTPKDCAFFISYTTKSANSNRIARRLRASGVPTILLTARAESNLGKNADVILQVPQMEVSELMKIATFASQTAFDYVLNVLFSTLYQIDYQKNNARQHILDREQR, translated from the coding sequence ATGAAATTTCAAGAGCAACTGTATAATGCTGAATTAACTGATTCTGAAATAAGGATTGCTGATTTTATTATCAGCAATCCGGCAAAACTTGAATCGCTAACGATTCAAGTTTTGGCTCGTTCCACCTATACCTCAAACGCTAGTATTATTCGCTTTGCCAACAAATTAGGCTGGCGCGGCTTTAGTGAGATGAAAATTGATTTGATTAAAGCAAGAGAAGTGCAGAAGTATACTTTAGCAGAAATTAATCCTAATGTACCATTTGAAGATAATGCTTCTATTGATCAGATCGCCCAGGATATTATGCATCTCATGCAACGTGCAGTTGTTGAGAGCAATCAATTTATTGACGAGGCAGCAATCTTTCAAGCTACCAAACTGCTTTATGATGCTGAAAGAATATTTATATTTGCTTCTGGTGATTCGCAGGTGCGTGCCGAAAGCTTCCAAAATAAATTATGGAAAATCAATAAGTATCCGATTATTGCTAATGAGCGCGGAGAGACCAGTGTAAATGGCGCAAACCTGACACCAAAAGATTGTGCTTTTTTCATTAGCTATACAACTAAGTCAGCAAATAGTAATCGCATTGCCCGTCGTTTAAGAGCGAGCGGTGTGCCGACGATTTTATTAACGGCGCGCGCGGAAAGCAATCTTGGCAAGAACGCTGATGTTATTCTGCAAGTGCCGCAAATGGAAGTGAGCGAATTGATGAAGATTGCCACTTTTGCCTCACAAACAGCTTTTGACTACGTACTCAATGTATTGTTTTCAACTTTATATCAGATTGATTATCAAAAAAACAATGCCCGCCAGCATATTTTGGATCGGGAACAAAGATAA
- a CDS encoding threonine aldolase family protein, whose product MDNLSELKSSYQKTSYKLAQHGPRNVGILKTALENIDVSLESDMYGQGTIITDFQNKMADFFGYEAAVFFPSGTMAQQIALRIWCDRHNNNNVAYHPLSHLEIHEQDGLKVLQPIKPILLGEASRVTTLADIQNLPETVACVLLELPQREIGGQLPSFTELEAISAYCHERNIALHLDGARIWEITPYYQKSVKEIASLFDSVYASFYKGLGGIAGAILLGDSAFCEAAKIWKRRYGGDLISLYPYILAADYYFDKRINNMTTYYQTARKLAVAFNNCAGITTLPETPVSNMFHVHFALPAETVAPLLKELQEKSNIGISGYLVSTKTGCGFELSVGDAVAAIPEAELTQLFNELNTQLQSHI is encoded by the coding sequence ATGGATAACCTTTCTGAACTAAAAAGCAGCTACCAAAAAACCAGCTATAAATTAGCGCAACATGGTCCCCGCAACGTTGGCATCTTAAAAACAGCTTTAGAAAACATTGATGTCAGCCTTGAAAGTGACATGTATGGTCAAGGAACCATCATCACTGATTTCCAAAATAAAATGGCTGATTTCTTTGGCTATGAAGCTGCGGTATTCTTTCCGAGCGGCACTATGGCCCAACAAATCGCCTTACGCATCTGGTGTGATCGGCACAACAATAATAATGTCGCCTATCACCCATTGTCGCACTTAGAAATCCATGAACAAGACGGCTTGAAAGTATTACAGCCAATCAAACCAATTTTACTTGGCGAAGCAAGCCGGGTCACTACATTAGCAGATATCCAAAACCTACCGGAAACTGTTGCTTGTGTATTACTGGAATTACCACAACGCGAAATCGGCGGCCAATTACCCAGCTTTACTGAATTAGAGGCTATCTCTGCTTATTGCCATGAGCGCAACATTGCTTTGCATCTTGATGGTGCCCGCATTTGGGAAATCACACCATACTATCAGAAAAGTGTAAAAGAAATTGCCAGTTTATTTGATAGCGTCTATGCTTCATTCTATAAAGGCTTAGGCGGAATTGCCGGAGCCATCCTGCTCGGCGATTCCGCATTCTGTGAAGCGGCTAAAATCTGGAAGCGTCGTTATGGTGGTGACCTAATCAGCCTCTACCCATACATTCTCGCTGCTGATTACTACTTCGACAAGCGAATTAACAACATGACAACATATTATCAAACCGCTAGAAAATTGGCAGTTGCGTTTAATAATTGTGCCGGAATAACCACATTGCCGGAAACGCCGGTTTCTAACATGTTCCATGTTCACTTCGCATTGCCGGCGGAAACTGTCGCTCCGCTATTAAAGGAGCTACAAGAAAAGAGCAATATTGGCATCAGCGGTTACTTAGTATCTACCAAAACCGGTTGCGGTTTTGAGCTTTCAGTCGGCGATGCCGTTGCAGCAATCCCAGAAGCAGAATTAACTCAACTATTTAATGAACTCAATACGCAATTACAATCTCATATTTAA
- a CDS encoding MerR family transcriptional regulator produces MAYSVSELAKIVGVSKRQIRFYEEKELLQSEFSVERGLKVFSETMKEQLYLILFLQTADFSLQEIAGIIQSGMPTAALLSRKDALKEKQLHVEAILAIIAQLEQSELVFTDTADMYTLLMQEQRRRSVEEQYSDSENFQSRLQLHELYSQNTQGWQNWVIEQMDIGDDANILEIGCGTGELWDDGRYASLPESVKILLTDKEQTMLEICRYKFKGISQFRPVRQFDITADTLIDEQFDVIIVNHVLQLFDNSSELLARIAKMLKPDGKIYASTVGEQHMYELEMLLQKLDKRMTLRIDSQVLNFSLEKGQEKIPKGLTLLETLYYQDQLAVNEIQPLMQYIYSTKFIGNVQQFDSPEFKAKLAKILATELEKQNGQINIQKHTGMFVMQKE; encoded by the coding sequence ATGGCTTATTCGGTATCTGAACTGGCAAAAATTGTTGGTGTTAGTAAACGACAAATCCGTTTCTATGAAGAAAAAGAATTACTACAATCAGAGTTTAGTGTAGAACGAGGCTTGAAAGTTTTTTCGGAAACAATGAAAGAGCAGTTGTACTTGATTCTTTTTTTACAGACTGCTGATTTCAGTTTACAGGAAATTGCCGGAATTATCCAAAGTGGTATGCCAACAGCAGCATTATTATCACGTAAGGATGCTTTAAAAGAAAAGCAACTGCATGTTGAGGCAATTTTAGCAATTATTGCGCAGTTGGAACAAAGTGAATTAGTTTTCACGGATACTGCGGATATGTATACTTTGCTGATGCAAGAACAACGGCGCCGTTCAGTTGAAGAACAGTATTCTGATAGTGAGAACTTTCAGTCGCGGCTTCAACTGCATGAACTGTACAGCCAAAATACTCAAGGCTGGCAGAACTGGGTTATTGAGCAGATGGATATTGGTGATGATGCCAATATTCTGGAAATTGGTTGTGGTACTGGTGAACTCTGGGATGACGGCCGGTATGCGTCACTACCAGAATCAGTAAAAATACTACTAACCGATAAGGAACAGACAATGTTGGAAATATGCCGCTATAAATTTAAAGGTATATCTCAGTTTCGTCCGGTGCGGCAGTTTGATATTACTGCGGACACTTTGATTGATGAGCAATTTGATGTGATTATCGTCAACCATGTACTGCAACTTTTTGATAATAGCAGTGAACTTTTGGCGCGAATTGCTAAGATGTTAAAGCCGGACGGCAAGATATATGCTTCAACTGTTGGTGAACAGCACATGTACGAACTGGAAATGCTATTGCAGAAACTTGATAAACGGATGACTTTGCGAATTGATTCTCAAGTACTGAATTTTAGCCTTGAAAAAGGACAAGAGAAGATTCCCAAAGGACTTACTTTGCTAGAAACACTTTACTATCAGGATCAATTAGCAGTAAATGAAATCCAACCGTTAATGCAGTACATTTACTCAACTAAATTTATCGGTAATGTCCAACAATTTGATAGTCCCGAATTTAAAGCCAAACTTGCAAAAATCCTTGCCACCGAACTTGAAAAGCAGAACGGTCAAATCAACATTCAAAAACACACGGGAATGTTTGTAATGCAAAAGGAGTAG
- a CDS encoding NAD-dependent epimerase/dehydratase family protein: MDKTVLLTGGAGFIGSHIAENYIAMGLKVVILDDLSSGTLNNLQTIINHENLDFYQGSILDRNLLQTIFNKHKISIINNHAAQKSVPASVADPIKDNELNVVGLLYLLEMVKEHPVERFIQASTGGALAKEIIGDERSKETDTPMITSPYALTKFAVEHYLSIYGELYGFDYALLRYANVYGPRQIADGECGVVPIFADNILAGRTSKLMTYADMPRGCTRDYIYVGDAAELNQLLIEQPQLQSGIYNVGSGIELAMMDIYEALEKAFDKEVAIEIAPPRAGDLRRSILDSSHLLATFNWQPHTSLEDGLMQLKQYYDEN; this comes from the coding sequence ATGGACAAAACAGTACTATTAACCGGTGGTGCCGGCTTTATTGGCTCGCACATTGCCGAAAATTATATTGCTATGGGCTTGAAAGTAGTGATTCTTGACGATTTATCATCCGGAACCCTCAATAATTTGCAAACGATTATTAATCATGAGAATTTGGATTTCTATCAAGGCAGTATCCTTGATAGAAATCTGCTGCAAACAATATTCAACAAGCACAAGATCTCAATCATCAATAATCATGCGGCACAAAAATCAGTGCCAGCATCAGTTGCCGATCCTATAAAAGATAACGAGCTGAATGTTGTTGGCTTATTATACTTGTTGGAAATGGTTAAGGAACATCCGGTTGAGCGCTTTATTCAGGCTTCAACCGGCGGCGCTTTAGCTAAAGAAATTATTGGCGATGAGCGTTCTAAAGAAACTGATACGCCAATGATTACTTCACCATATGCTTTGACTAAGTTTGCCGTTGAGCACTATTTAAGCATTTATGGCGAGCTCTATGGTTTTGACTACGCATTGCTTCGCTACGCCAATGTTTACGGACCGCGGCAAATCGCCGATGGCGAGTGCGGTGTTGTGCCAATCTTCGCCGACAACATTCTTGCCGGCCGGACATCAAAATTGATGACCTATGCCGACATGCCTCGCGGGTGCACCCGCGACTATATCTATGTCGGCGATGCTGCTGAGCTCAATCAACTGTTGATTGAGCAACCGCAGCTGCAATCCGGCATCTACAATGTCGGCAGCGGTATTGAGCTCGCGATGATGGATATATATGAAGCGCTGGAAAAAGCCTTTGATAAAGAGGTGGCGATTGAAATTGCGCCACCGCGAGCCGGTGATTTGCGACGCTCAATTCTAGACTCAAGCCATTTACTGGCCACATTCAATTGGCAACCGCATACTTCTTTGGAAGATGGACTAATGCAGTTGAAACAATACTATGATGAAAACTAA